The Bradyrhizobium sp. CCBAU 53340 nucleotide sequence CCTGAAGCCCATGAACTACATGCTCAAGCGCTGGGACGACTTCGTCCGCTTCCTCGACGATGGCAGGATCTGCTTGACCAACAATTGCGCTGAGCGTGCATTGAGAGGCATTGCCTTGGGAAGGCGCAACTGGACCTTCGCTGGCAGCCAACGTGGCGCCGACCGTGCCGCTATCATGCTGACGATGATCACGACCTGTCGCCTCAACGACGTCGATCCCAAGGCTTGGCTCGCCGACGTCCTCGCCCGGATCGCCGATCTTCCCACCTCGCGTCTGCGCGAACTGCTGCCCTGGGAATGGAAGCTCCTGCACCAAGCCGGCAAGTCCGCCGATCAGCAAGCCGCCTGACCTTCACGCAACGCCATCGTAGAACTCGCCGTGCTCGCGCGCATGCGTCAATCAGGCGGCCTTCGTCGTATGCGTACACTTGAAAAGCCCGCGCGCACGTAGCTCGAACTTCGGGAGGAGGCTACCCAATCTTACCCACTTAGACGCTTTGCGGTCTTATACGCCGATCCCGCTCGGTCTAGACCTCGCGTTGGTCAGAATGATCTAGGAGAAAAATCGTGTCTCACCATTGCACGGACGGCCAGGGGGCGGTCCGGGATGGTAGCCTGTCCGAGCTTTCGAACGCAGTCGCGATTGTGGCTACGCTCGATACCAAGGGCCGCGAAGTCTCCTACTTGGCCGATATCATCTGTAAGTGTGGCCGCAAGACCGTCCTGATTGACGTCGGCACCTCGAAGATTGCGCCCCGGACGAATCAAGCAGGCGGTCATAGCGTTCGCGTCGCCTCGCCCGCCGAGCTCTTGAAAGAAATCGCCGCAACAACACGCGGGAAAGTTCGCGATCTGCTGGCATCAGGGGCCATCGGCGCGATCGTCGGGGTCGCCGGTGGGAAGGGGAGTGCGGTGTTCGGCGAAGTCGTATCTGATTTGCCTTATGGCTTTCCCAAGCTGCTCGTGAGCAGCGCAAGGCCAGCACTTCTCGCCGAATTGGCGGTCCACAACGACATCATGCTCTATCCGACATTGGTCGATCTCTTCGGGATCAATGCGTTTACCGAGCGGGTCTTGCAGAATGCAGGACAGGCCATCGCCGCCATGCGCTATGCGCCCGCCAAAGCTGCGCGAAAGACGAAGATCGTTGCGATCACGGCCTTCGGAGTGACGACGCCGGCGGCAACTCAGTGCGTTGGGCGCCTCGGCAAGGCCGGGGTCGACGCGATCGTCTTTCCTGCAAACGGGGCGGGCGGCCGCAAGATGGAGCAGCTGATCGCGGCCGGCGAATTCGATGCTGTGATTGATCTGACCACAACCGAACTCGCCGACGAAATCGTGGGTGGCACCGCGAGCGCCGGGCCGGATCGGCTCAAGGGAGCGGCAGAGCAATCAATACCGCATGTTATCGCGCCTGGCGCGGTGGACATGGTCAATTTTGGTGCGCCATCCAGCGTTCCTGATCAATTTCGCGGCCGGCTATTCTACTCCCATACACCGTACACGACGCTGATGCGCACAACCCTCGCCGAGAATACGAGCATCGGCCGGCTTACGGCCCAGCGGCTGTCGTTGGCAGAAGGGCCTGTCATGGTCCTTTGGCCGGCAAAAGGCGTCTCCGACTATGACCGCGACGGCGGCATCTTTCGAGATCCTGATGCGGACCGCGCGTGGCTCGATGCGCTTAAGGACAATCTGCCGCCCAAGGTTACGGTCCGCGAATTGAACTGTCACATCAACGATCCCGAATTTGCGGAGGCGGCTGCGAGATGGATCCTCAAGCAATTGGGCAAGAAGGCTGATGGCGATGCGAATGTTTGAGCGAACCGAAATCCTGGCCAAGATCGCAAACCAGGTGGCGGAGCGAAAAGCCATTCTTGCCGCGGGCAGCAGCTGTGGTCTGGTTGCGAAATGTGCAGTGCTCGGGGGCGCGGACATGCTGGTCGTCTACAGCACCGGGCTGTCGCGCCTAATGGGACTTCCGACCAGCCGGATCGGCGATTCCAATGCGCGCACGCTCGAACTTGCCTCGGAAGTCCGCAACGTCGTTTCTTCGGTGCCCGTGATCGGCGGCATTGAGGCATGGGATCCCCTCCGGCTCGATCTTGATGCCCTGCTCGACAAATTCTGGTCGGCCGGTTTCTCCGGCGTAATCAACTATCCGACCATCTCCACGATGGGCGACAAATGGCGCTATCGCCGCGGGCGCGTCGGACTAGGCTTCGAACGCGAAGTCGAGATGATCGCGGCTGCGCGCAAGAAGGACATCTTCTCGCTTGCCTATGTCGCGAGCCCTGACGACGCCAAAGCGATGGCGGGCGCAGGTGCGGACTGCATCGTCCCTCACGTAGGAGCCACCCGAGGCGGGCTCGTCGGCCATGAGGAAGGACAGCCCATCCAAGAGGCGATCAGGCGCATCAACGACATCAGCGACGCCGCAAGGAGCGTGCGCTCCGATGTGATCCTGCTTTGCCATGGCGGTGCAATCGCGGAGCCGGAGGATACGATCGTGGTGTACCGATCAACGCAATGCGTGGGTTTCGTTGGCGCCTCGTCCATCGAAAGAATCCCGATCGAACGGGCAGTGAAGGCGGCGGCTGAGGAGTTCAAAGCCGTCCCGCTTCCGCGGCATCACTGACGTCAGCTCCAAGAGAACACTCGCAGCGAGGCTCGAATGAATAACCCGATGGGCCAATCAGGCAAGGGAAAGACCGTCGCACTCGCCCGAGAGGGGAGGCCGGAGCACAATTGGGCAACCGACGTTCTCGTGGTCGGTAGTGGTGCGGCCGGGCTTTCGGCTGCGCTCTATGCAGCAAAGGCAGGACTGCGCGTCACTGTCTGCGAAAAGTCGGCGCGGCTTGGCGGCACGACAGCTCTCTCCAATGGAATGATCTGGGTTCCTTGCTCGAACCAAGCGCGCTCGGCGAAGATCGACGACTCGCTTGCGAAGTCGAAGACCTACCTGCAACATGAACTTGGCACATATTACCGGTCAGGCTT carries:
- a CDS encoding Tm-1-like ATP-binding domain-containing protein; the protein is MSHHCTDGQGAVRDGSLSELSNAVAIVATLDTKGREVSYLADIICKCGRKTVLIDVGTSKIAPRTNQAGGHSVRVASPAELLKEIAATTRGKVRDLLASGAIGAIVGVAGGKGSAVFGEVVSDLPYGFPKLLVSSARPALLAELAVHNDIMLYPTLVDLFGINAFTERVLQNAGQAIAAMRYAPAKAARKTKIVAITAFGVTTPAATQCVGRLGKAGVDAIVFPANGAGGRKMEQLIAAGEFDAVIDLTTTELADEIVGGTASAGPDRLKGAAEQSIPHVIAPGAVDMVNFGAPSSVPDQFRGRLFYSHTPYTTLMRTTLAENTSIGRLTAQRLSLAEGPVMVLWPAKGVSDYDRDGGIFRDPDADRAWLDALKDNLPPKVTVRELNCHINDPEFAEAAARWILKQLGKKADGDANV
- a CDS encoding phosphoenolpyruvate hydrolase family protein; this translates as MFERTEILAKIANQVAERKAILAAGSSCGLVAKCAVLGGADMLVVYSTGLSRLMGLPTSRIGDSNARTLELASEVRNVVSSVPVIGGIEAWDPLRLDLDALLDKFWSAGFSGVINYPTISTMGDKWRYRRGRVGLGFEREVEMIAAARKKDIFSLAYVASPDDAKAMAGAGADCIVPHVGATRGGLVGHEEGQPIQEAIRRINDISDAARSVRSDVILLCHGGAIAEPEDTIVVYRSTQCVGFVGASSIERIPIERAVKAAAEEFKAVPLPRHH